The following is a genomic window from Lysinibacillus sp. JNUCC-52.
AATTCAATGGCTCATTCCTACATCCAATGAGAAAGAAATGGAGCCTATCTTTTTGACACTCGCTGCTGATGGTGAATTTAAACAATTCGAGCCGTCTCTATCTGAAACTTTTATTTATATTGTCAAAGGGCGTATTCGTCTCGTTTTAGGGAATGAACAATATATAGCTAGTGAAGGCAATGCGCTCTATTTTGACGCAGCCGATCATCACCAAATTTTTAATGCACATGACGATGAGACGAAAATTTTACTCGTCGCAACAGATTCTTATTTATAGCTTAAGGAGGCGCTTCAATGACAACAAATTCAATTATCCGCTTTGAAAATGTTTCAAAATCATATAGTGACGGTACAGTCGTCCTACAAAATATTAATTTAGAGCTTGAAAAAGGAAAGTTTTATACGTTACTTGGTCCTTCTGGTTGCGGTAAAACAACTATTTTACGTATTATTGCTGGTTTCACAGAACCTTCTACAGGTAATGTCTTCTTCCACGATAAAAAAATAAATACTGTTCCAGCTAATGAACGCCAAGTTAACACAGTATTTCAGGATTATGCGTTATTCCCCCATTTAAACGTTTTTGAAAATGTTGCATTTGGACTACGCATTAAAAAGCTTCCTGAAAAAAATATTAAAGAACGTGTGTCAGAAGCGCTTAAATTTGTCAATTTAGCAGGTTATGGAAATCGTGAAATTTCTGAGATGTCAGGTGGTCAGCGTCAACGCGTAGCTATCGCACGTGCCATTGTGAATGATCCAGAAGTAATTTTACTTGATGAGCCACTTTCTGCATTAGACTTAAAACTACGTACAGAAATGCAGTATGAGCTTCGTGAATTACAGCAAAGACTCGGCAAAACCTTTGTATTTGTTACACACGATCAAGAGGAAGCCCTTGCCATGAGTGATGAAATTTTTGTACTAAGCGAAGGTCAAATTCAACAATCAGGCACACCTGTAGATATTTATGATGAACCAATTAACCGTTTTGTTGCCGACTTTATCGGTGAATCAAACATTGTTAACGGTGTGATGATAGAAGATTTTACAGTTGAATTTGCTGGTGAAGTGTTCGAGTGTGTTGACCAAGGGATGAAACCAAATGAGAAAATTGATATTGTTATTCGTCCCGAGGATTTAGAAATTACAACAGTCGACAAAGGAAAATTAGTTGTTAAGGTAGATACACAATTATTCCGTGGAGTACATTATGAGCTTTCCACGTATGACAAGGCAGGCAATGAATGGCTTGTTCATTCATTGAAAAAAGCTGAAGTAGGGACAGAAATAGGACTAGACTTCGATCCAGAAGCCATT
Proteins encoded in this region:
- a CDS encoding helix-turn-helix domain-containing protein, which translates into the protein MQIGGKIKALRLKKGLTQEELGERTDLSKGYISQLERDLNSPSIETLFSLLEVLGSTPKEFFDDDAPEQKVVYTEEDQSTYTDEEKKYEIQWLIPTSNEKEMEPIFLTLAADGEFKQFEPSLSETFIYIVKGRIRLVLGNEQYIASEGNALYFDAADHHQIFNAHDDETKILLVATDSYL
- a CDS encoding ABC transporter ATP-binding protein, giving the protein MTTNSIIRFENVSKSYSDGTVVLQNINLELEKGKFYTLLGPSGCGKTTILRIIAGFTEPSTGNVFFHDKKINTVPANERQVNTVFQDYALFPHLNVFENVAFGLRIKKLPEKNIKERVSEALKFVNLAGYGNREISEMSGGQRQRVAIARAIVNDPEVILLDEPLSALDLKLRTEMQYELRELQQRLGKTFVFVTHDQEEALAMSDEIFVLSEGQIQQSGTPVDIYDEPINRFVADFIGESNIVNGVMIEDFTVEFAGEVFECVDQGMKPNEKIDIVIRPEDLEITTVDKGKLVVKVDTQLFRGVHYELSTYDKAGNEWLVHSLKKAEVGTEIGLDFDPEAIHVMRLNETEEEFDKRLESYGDDEDAN